The Achromobacter spanius genome includes the window GCGTGAAGCCCAGCGCGCCAAGCATCGCGGCACGGCGCGAGGGCGCCACGTCCCGCGCGGCGGCCAGGCCGCCCGTTGCCGACAGGGCACGGCGCGCGGATTGAAGCCCGTACCAGGATAGAAAGGCAACGCCGAACCACAGCACGGCGGTGGTCAGCCAGGGAAACCAGGTGGTCAAGGCTTGCAAGCCCGACACGCTGGCGAAGATGAACACGGCATCAATCAGCGCGCAGATGGCGACCACGCTGAGCAGGTGCGCGCGCATCAAGCCCTGACGCAGGATAAAGGCGCTTTGCGCGCCCACGACCGCGAACAGGCCCAGCCCGGTGGCCGTTCCGCTGGCCCAGGCTGTAAGGAAGAGGGGGGATGTGGCGAACATGATGCAAATACCTGTGACTGCAGCGCCTGTGGCGGCGCTTTGATGTGGGTGCTGAAGCTGCGGTGCGGCGCCGCGCGTGTCGCGCGGGGGGCATTGCGCAGTTCGGCAATTGCGTATTTTCCCTTGCCGTATTAATGAAATACAGCTAATTTTCCTTCACTATATTAAGCAGAACTAATCCATGAAAATTGACCACGGCAACCTGCGAGCGCTGGCCGCGGTAGTGCGCGAAGGCAGCTTTGAGCGGGCCGCGCTGTCCTTGAGCGTGACGCCGTCGGCGGTATCGCAGCGGATCAAGGCGCTGGAAGACCGCATGGGCCGCCTGCTGGTCCAGCGCACGGTACCCGCCGCCGCCACGGTCGACGGCCAGGTGCTGGTGCAACTGGCCGAGCAGACGGCGCTGCTGGAGCACGACGCATTGAATCGGCTGGGTGTGTCCGACGACGACGTGCCGCACGCCAGCATCCCCATCGCGGTCAATCACGACAGCCTGGAAACCTGGTTTGTCGAAGCCGCGTTGCTGTTTTCAACCCGCACGCGCGCCACCTTGGACATGCAGTCCGAAGACCAGGACCACACTGCCGCGCTGTTGCGCAACGGCTCGGTGCTGGGCGCGGTGACGACGCTGGCCGATCCGGTCCAGGGGTGCCGGATCCATTCGCTGGGCAGCATGCGCTACGTGGCCACCTGCACGCCCGACTTCCACAAGCGCTATTTCGCCCAAGGCGTCAACGCGCAGACGCTGGCGCAGGCGCCGGTCTTGGTGTTCAACCGCAAGGACGCCTTGCAGGCACGCTTTGCACACAAGATCTCGGACCCGGCGCCCTGGCAGCCACCCGTCTGGTGGGTGCCGTCCACGCGCGCTTTCGTGCAAGCCACCCTCGGCGGCCTGGGCTGGACCATGAACCCGCTGCCCTTGGTGCAAGAGCACCTTGATGCGGGTCATCTGATGCTGCTTCGGGGCCGCGCCTGGGAAGATGTGCCGCTGTATTGGCAACATTGGCGGGTAAACTCCGAGGCGATGGAAGCCTTGACCGATTCGGTTCTGTCGGCCGCCCGCAGCTTGGTCCGGCGGCGTTAACCCACTAGGAGACACCCCCATGAACATCCGCAAATTCGCATGCATTGCCGCGCTGAGCCTGTGTACGGCCGGTTCGGCGTGGGCGAAGGACTATAAGGTTGGCCAGATCGAAATCGACGATGTCTGGGTGCGCGCGTCGGCGCCGGGCCAGTCCAATGGGGCGGGGTATATGGACATCGATAACGACGCCAAGACCGAAGACCGCCTGCTGTCGGTGTCGTCCGACGCCGCCGAGCGCGTCGAACTGCACACCGTGCTGACCGAGAACGGCGTGTCGAAGATGCGCCAGGTGGAAGGCGGCATCGTGGTGCCGGCCGATGCCGAGGTCAAGCTCAGCCCGGGCGGCTATCACGTCATGTTCATCAAGCTGCGCGCGCCGTTCAAGGATGGCGCCACCGTGCCCGCCACGCTGAAGTTTGAAAAGGCTGGCGAAGTCGCCGTGCAATTCAAGGTCAAGCCGGCGTCGCACAATCCGGGCATGAGCATGAACCACGATCACGGCGCCATGAAGCACTAAGCGTGTGTCATTGACGACGGAATAACAAGAATGGCGGCCTGATGGGCCGCCATTTTTTTTGGGCCGCCACGCTTATGTGACGGCCAGCGCCAGTATCAGTAGAGGCCCTGCTGGCGCATTGCGTCGGCAACCTTGACGAAGCCGGCGATGTTGGCGCCGTCCAGGTAGTTGACGTATTCGCGTTCGCTGTGGCCGTGGCGCACGCAGTTTTCGTGGATGTCGCGCATGATGGCGTGCAGGCGCGCGTCCACCTCTTCGCGGGTCCACGACAGGCGCGCGGAGTTTTGCGCCATTTCCAGGCCCGACACCGCCACACCGCCCGCATTGCTGGCCTTGCCCGGCGCGTACAGGACGCGCGCGGCGATGAATGCCTTGGCGGCATCCAGCGTAGCCGGCATGTTGGCGCCTTCAGCCACGCACAGCACGCCATTCTTGATCAGCGTTTGCGCGTCGGCCAGTTCCAGTTCGTTCTGGGTGGCGCAGGGCAGGGCCACGTCCACCGGCACATGCCACGGGCGCTTGCCCGCTTCGTACTTCAGGCCAAATTGCTGGGCATAGGTATCCAGGCGGCCGCGCAGGTCGTTCTTGATGTGCATCAGCGCCACCAGCTTTTCGTGCGTGAAGCCGGCGTCGTCCACCACGGTGCCGTTGGAATCCGACACGGTCACCACCTTGGCTCCCAGCGACATGGCTTTTTCGATGGCGTACTGCGCCACATTGCCCGACCCGGACACGGACACGCGCAGGCCGTCGAACGACTTGCCCACCCGCTTGAGCATTTCTTCGGCGAAGTACACGGTGCCGTAGCCCGTGGCTTCGGGGCGGATCAGGCTGCCGCCAAAGGTCAGGCCCTTGCCGGTGAAGACGCTGGCGGTCGAGTTGGACAGTTTTTTCATCATGCCGGCCATGAAGCCGACTTCACGCGCGCCCACGCCGATGTCGCCGGCCGGCACGTCGGTGTCGGGCCCCAGGTGGCGATACAGCTCAATCATCAATGCCTGGCAGAAGCGCATGACTTCGGCGTCGGACTTGCCCTTGGGGTCGAAGTCGGACCCGCCCTTGCCGCCGCCCATGGGCAGCGTCGTCAGCGAATTCTTCAGCGTCTGTTCAAACGCCAGGAACTTGAGGATGGACAGGTTCACCGACGGGTGAAAGCGCATGCCGCCCTTGAACGGGCCGATGGCCGAGCTGTGCTGGATGCGGAACGCGCGGTTCACCTGGGCCTGGCCCTGGTCATCGGTCCAGCACACGCGGAACTGGATGACCCGCTCCGGCTCAACCAGGCGCTCAAGCAGGGCGTGGTCGGCGTAGTGAGGGTGCTTTTCGATGAAAGGCCACAGGCTATGCATGACCTCCTGGACGGCTTGCATGAACTCGGGCTGCTGCGGGTCGCGCGCGGCGACGCCACGCAGGAAGTCGTCCAGACTCTGCACTTTCAACATGATTTCC containing:
- a CDS encoding LysE/ArgO family amino acid transporter; amino-acid sequence: MFATSPLFLTAWASGTATGLGLFAVVGAQSAFILRQGLMRAHLLSVVAICALIDAVFIFASVSGLQALTTWFPWLTTAVLWFGVAFLSWYGLQSARRALSATGGLAAARDVAPSRRAAMLGALGFTLLNPHFWLDMVVVGSLAHGFDDARMAFAAGAFTASVLWLAVLGIGSRLFAPFFSSTLAWRVLDGVIAVVMIGLAISLAFKGV
- a CDS encoding LysR family transcriptional regulator ArgP, translated to MKIDHGNLRALAAVVREGSFERAALSLSVTPSAVSQRIKALEDRMGRLLVQRTVPAAATVDGQVLVQLAEQTALLEHDALNRLGVSDDDVPHASIPIAVNHDSLETWFVEAALLFSTRTRATLDMQSEDQDHTAALLRNGSVLGAVTTLADPVQGCRIHSLGSMRYVATCTPDFHKRYFAQGVNAQTLAQAPVLVFNRKDALQARFAHKISDPAPWQPPVWWVPSTRAFVQATLGGLGWTMNPLPLVQEHLDAGHLMLLRGRAWEDVPLYWQHWRVNSEAMEALTDSVLSAARSLVRRR
- a CDS encoding copper chaperone PCu(A)C, with amino-acid sequence MNIRKFACIAALSLCTAGSAWAKDYKVGQIEIDDVWVRASAPGQSNGAGYMDIDNDAKTEDRLLSVSSDAAERVELHTVLTENGVSKMRQVEGGIVVPADAEVKLSPGGYHVMFIKLRAPFKDGATVPATLKFEKAGEVAVQFKVKPASHNPGMSMNHDHGAMKH
- the gdhA gene encoding NADP-specific glutamate dehydrogenase, coding for MLKVQSLDDFLRGVAARDPQQPEFMQAVQEVMHSLWPFIEKHPHYADHALLERLVEPERVIQFRVCWTDDQGQAQVNRAFRIQHSSAIGPFKGGMRFHPSVNLSILKFLAFEQTLKNSLTTLPMGGGKGGSDFDPKGKSDAEVMRFCQALMIELYRHLGPDTDVPAGDIGVGAREVGFMAGMMKKLSNSTASVFTGKGLTFGGSLIRPEATGYGTVYFAEEMLKRVGKSFDGLRVSVSGSGNVAQYAIEKAMSLGAKVVTVSDSNGTVVDDAGFTHEKLVALMHIKNDLRGRLDTYAQQFGLKYEAGKRPWHVPVDVALPCATQNELELADAQTLIKNGVLCVAEGANMPATLDAAKAFIAARVLYAPGKASNAGGVAVSGLEMAQNSARLSWTREEVDARLHAIMRDIHENCVRHGHSEREYVNYLDGANIAGFVKVADAMRQQGLY